A window of the Anoplolepis gracilipes chromosome 11, ASM4749672v1, whole genome shotgun sequence genome harbors these coding sequences:
- the LOC140670941 gene encoding CUE domain-containing protein 2, translating into MSRTMDEKEELVKKALFSFVRKQVPTAQLSLIDDIVLSYVVSMVEESALEENLDVDGLCEMVSACLPEFSTIEKEAVSKWLLDVESKLKQESKDNENCQSHSDPLDHISLSALLPAGTQRMRIHHLSETSDAGSDSSGEYFSEESSWHQVALLQEMFPAASTAEARHCLAVAGGDIAKAAQLALHRQEAGQSIVSNLTFLTPNGRNKARVNDEELKSRIIARYSYVDRDDDCREHRPVAPKTEPKKLVRYLDNKIVSVKGERYTEVRRGGEDEDGNEGGRKRGHCRP; encoded by the exons ATGAGTCGTACGATGGACGAGAAGGAGGAATTAGTGAAGAAGGCCTTATTTAGTTTCGTTAGGAAACAGGTGCCCACTGCTCAATTGAG cTTAATAGACGACATTGTACTAAGTTATGTAGTGAGTATGGTAGAAGAAAGTGCATTGGAGGAAAATTTAGACGTGGACGGACTGTGCGAGATGGTATCCGCTTGCCTTCCCGAGTTTTCCACTATCGAGAAAGAGGCTGTATCAAAATGGCTGTTGGATGTGGAAAGTAAATTGAAACAAGAAAGTAAAGACAATGAAAATTGTCAGTCTCACAGCGATCCATTGGATCACATCAGCCTCTCCGCCCTTTTGCCAGCCGGTACGCAAAGAATGCGCATTCATCATCTGTCAGAAACGAGCGATGCCGGCAGCGATTCTAGCGGAGAATATTTCTCGGAG GAATCCTCCTGGCATCAGGTGGCTCTGTTGCAAGAGATGTTTCCGGCGGCTAGCACCGCTGAAGCGAGGCATTGTTTGGCGGTGGCCGGAGGTGACATAGCGAAGGCCGCGCAGCTCGCGTTGCATCGTCAGGAAGCAGGTCAAAGTATCGTGAGCAACCTCACGTTTCTAACG CCTAATGGTCGTAATAAAGCAAGGGTGAACGACGAGGAGCTGAAATCCCGTATCATAGCACGATACAGTTACGTCGACAGGGACGACGATTGTCGTGAACATCGTCCAGTAGCGCCAAAAACAGAGCCCAAGAAGCTGGTACGATATCTCGACAATAAGATCGTAAGTGTAAAGGGTGAACGCTACACGGAAGTGCGAAGGGGCGGCGAGGACGAAGACGGTAACGAAGGCGGTAGAAAGAGAGGTCATTGCCGTCCGTAA